The following coding sequences are from one SAR86 cluster bacterium window:
- the pdxA gene encoding 4-hydroxythreonine-4-phosphate dehydrogenase PdxA, with protein MKPIAISPGDPAGIGPEVCLKALNKNIKNLNNFILIGDIEHFRSLNNSLKLDLNFDLEKKTTNTVKVFQIPLSEKVKLGMPSLKNAKYTLDVLLEASLGTLEKKYSAMITGPINKSTINEYGFEFSGHTEFLADISNTKNVVMLLANKALKVALATTHLPLKDVAAKITTQRLEKYLKILNNELKSKWKIKNPKICVLGLNPHAGENGFLGIEEMEIISPLIKKLIKEGLNLSGPESADTAFVPNNLKKFDAFLAMFHDQGLPVLKALGFGDSINITLGLPFTRISVDHGTAYEIADKFCANEASAMESLKTALDITQSK; from the coding sequence ATGAAACCGATCGCAATTAGTCCTGGCGATCCAGCTGGGATTGGTCCAGAGGTTTGCCTTAAAGCTTTAAATAAAAATATAAAAAATTTAAATAATTTTATTCTTATTGGTGATATTGAACATTTTAGATCACTGAATAATAGCCTGAAATTAGATCTTAATTTTGATTTAGAGAAAAAAACCACTAATACAGTTAAGGTGTTTCAAATTCCTTTATCTGAAAAAGTGAAACTTGGTATGCCAAGCTTAAAAAATGCTAAGTATACATTAGACGTATTATTAGAAGCTTCTCTGGGAACTCTAGAAAAAAAATATTCAGCCATGATTACAGGACCAATCAATAAAAGCACAATTAACGAATACGGTTTTGAATTCTCAGGTCATACCGAATTCCTTGCTGATATTTCTAATACTAAAAACGTTGTTATGCTCTTAGCAAATAAAGCTCTAAAAGTTGCATTAGCGACTACTCACCTACCACTTAAGGATGTCGCGGCTAAAATTACAACCCAAAGATTAGAAAAATATTTGAAAATTTTAAACAATGAACTTAAGTCTAAATGGAAAATTAAAAATCCAAAAATTTGTGTTTTGGGACTTAATCCACATGCTGGAGAAAACGGCTTTCTTGGAATAGAAGAAATGGAAATAATTAGTCCGCTAATAAAAAAACTTATAAAAGAAGGATTGAATTTATCTGGACCAGAATCTGCTGATACTGCGTTTGTCCCTAATAACTTAAAAAAATTCGATGCTTTTCTCGCTATGTTTCATGACCAAGGACTTCCAGTTTTAAAAGCTTTAGGGTTCGGTGATTCCATTAATATAACCTTAGGTTTACCATTTACAAGAATCTCCGTTGATCATGGCACTGCATACGAAATAGCTGATAAGTTTTGTGCAAACGAAGCCAGTGCAATGGAAAGTTTAAAAACTGCCTTAGATATTACTCAGTCAAAGTGA